The proteins below are encoded in one region of Amycolatopsis acidiphila:
- a CDS encoding aminotransferase class V-fold PLP-dependent enzyme: MTLALDPVRTCLPATLNTQVPLVTGETVEYANLDHAASAPCLAAVRDAVDEFLPWYASVHRGAGFASQVSTKVYERTRDVLRRFVDARAGDTVIFTRNTTDALNLLARSVPRHTSVVVFDTEHHAALLPWRGPNVQRIPTPRTRLAAVSAVDSALAATPVGPRLVVLTGASNVTGELLPVREIAAVARRHGARIAVDAAQLAPHRAVSLRELDVDYVVLSGHKLYAPFGAGALVGRSDWLRAAQPYLAGGGATKLVTERDVVWNVGPERHEAGSPNTVGVHALGVACEQLARNWAAVAEHEHELLTRLRRGLAGVPGLAELRLFDDDGDRVGTVSFTVEGYEPGWLAAVLSAEYGIGVRDGAFCAHIATRRLTGGQALRVSLGLGTTAGHVDRLVLALRQVVARGPRWAYDRVAGRWAPVPDPRPLPAFLG, encoded by the coding sequence ATGACACTCGCACTCGACCCCGTCCGGACCTGTCTGCCGGCTACGCTCAACACCCAGGTCCCGCTCGTCACCGGCGAGACCGTGGAGTACGCGAACCTCGACCACGCGGCGAGCGCGCCCTGCCTCGCCGCCGTGCGCGACGCCGTCGACGAGTTCCTGCCGTGGTACGCGAGTGTGCACCGGGGCGCCGGCTTCGCCTCGCAAGTGTCCACAAAGGTCTATGAGCGCACCCGCGATGTCCTGCGCCGCTTCGTCGACGCCCGCGCCGGCGACACGGTGATCTTCACCCGCAACACCACGGACGCGCTGAACCTGCTGGCACGCAGCGTGCCGCGGCACACCTCTGTCGTGGTCTTCGACACCGAGCACCACGCCGCGCTCCTGCCGTGGCGCGGGCCGAACGTGCAGCGCATCCCGACACCTCGCACGCGGCTCGCCGCGGTGTCCGCTGTGGACAGTGCGCTCGCCGCCACTCCGGTGGGCCCGCGGCTGGTCGTGCTGACCGGGGCGTCCAACGTGACGGGCGAGCTGCTGCCGGTCCGCGAGATCGCCGCCGTCGCCCGGCGGCACGGTGCCCGGATCGCGGTCGACGCCGCCCAGCTCGCGCCGCACCGGGCCGTCTCGCTGCGCGAGCTGGACGTCGACTACGTGGTGCTGTCCGGGCACAAGCTGTACGCGCCCTTCGGCGCGGGCGCGCTGGTCGGGCGCTCCGACTGGCTGCGGGCGGCACAGCCGTACCTCGCGGGCGGCGGCGCGACGAAGCTGGTCACCGAGCGCGACGTGGTCTGGAACGTGGGTCCCGAGCGGCACGAGGCCGGCTCGCCCAACACCGTCGGCGTCCACGCGCTCGGCGTCGCCTGCGAGCAGCTCGCGCGGAACTGGGCCGCGGTGGCCGAGCACGAGCACGAACTGCTGACCCGGCTGCGCCGGGGGCTCGCGGGCGTGCCGGGGCTGGCCGAGCTGCGGTTGTTCGACGACGACGGCGACCGCGTCGGAACCGTCAGCTTCACGGTCGAGGGATACGAGCCGGGCTGGCTGGCCGCCGTGCTGTCGGCCGAGTACGGCATCGGCGTCCGCGACGGCGCCTTCTGCGCGCACATCGCGACCCGGCGGCTGACCGGCGGCCAGGCGCTGCGGGTGAGCCTCGGCCTGGGCACCACGGCCGGCCACGTCGACCGGCTGGTGCTGGCGTTGCGGCAGGTCGTCGCCCGCGGCCCGCGCTGGGCCTACGACCGGGTGGCGGGCCGCTGGGCCCCGGTGCCCGACCCGCGCCCGCTGCCCGCGTTCCTCGGCTGA
- the lspA gene encoding signal peptidase II, translating into MSTEQGSQPEIEPGQSAPPKRRVVLLACVAAVALALDIVSKVIVVSTLEDHAPVRILGGLVYLQLVRNPGAAFSMATGLTWVFALVAIGVVVVLIWFAGRLRSAGWAVGLGLVLAGALGNLLDRIFRAPGPLRGHVVDFISVFAPNAEVWPVFNVADSCICVGGVLIVLLSLLGRDYDGTRRAKK; encoded by the coding sequence GTGAGCACCGAACAGGGATCGCAGCCCGAGATCGAGCCCGGGCAGTCGGCGCCGCCGAAACGGCGGGTCGTGCTGCTGGCCTGCGTCGCGGCGGTGGCGCTGGCGCTCGACATCGTCAGCAAGGTCATCGTGGTGTCCACTTTGGAGGACCACGCGCCGGTGCGGATCCTGGGCGGGCTGGTCTACCTGCAGCTTGTCCGCAACCCGGGCGCGGCGTTCTCCATGGCCACCGGGCTGACCTGGGTGTTCGCCCTGGTCGCGATCGGCGTCGTGGTCGTGCTGATCTGGTTCGCGGGACGGCTGCGCTCGGCGGGCTGGGCCGTCGGGCTCGGCCTGGTGCTCGCCGGGGCGCTGGGCAACCTGCTCGACCGCATCTTCCGCGCGCCCGGCCCGCTGCGCGGCCACGTCGTCGACTTCATCTCGGTGTTCGCGCCGAACGCCGAGGTGTGGCCGGTGTTCAACGTCGCCGACTCGTGCATCTGTGTCGGCGGGGTGCTGATCGTGCTGCTGTCGCTGCTCGGGCGGGACTACGACGGGACCCGGCGGGCCAAGAAGTGA
- a CDS encoding RluA family pseudouridine synthase: MSTRMLPVPDGLDGMRVDAGLAKLLGLSRTVIAELAGSGEVLVDGKPVGKSDRLAAGGLLEVTLPDPDRPVEVVAEPVPGMRVVYDDEDIVVVSKPVGVAVHPSPGWTGPTVVGGLAAAGLRISTSGAAERQGVVHRLDAGTTGVMVVAKSEHAYTVLKRAFKERTVEKGYHAVVQGHPDPTRGTIDAPIDRHPRHDYKFAVVAGGRPSVTHYEVVEAFRAASLVDVKLETGRTHQIRVHFSALRHPCVGDLTYGADPVLARKLGLTRQWLHARTLGFAHPADGRWVQFEAEYPDDLAHALEVLRAED; encoded by the coding sequence GTGAGCACGCGGATGCTGCCCGTGCCGGACGGGCTCGACGGGATGCGTGTCGACGCCGGGCTCGCGAAGCTGCTGGGGCTGTCCCGCACGGTGATCGCCGAACTGGCCGGGTCGGGCGAGGTGCTGGTGGACGGCAAGCCGGTGGGCAAGTCGGACCGGCTCGCCGCGGGCGGGCTGCTCGAGGTGACCCTGCCGGACCCGGACCGCCCGGTCGAGGTCGTCGCCGAACCGGTCCCCGGCATGCGCGTCGTGTACGACGACGAGGACATCGTGGTGGTGTCGAAGCCGGTCGGCGTCGCGGTGCACCCGAGCCCGGGCTGGACGGGCCCGACGGTTGTCGGTGGCCTGGCGGCGGCCGGTCTGCGCATCTCGACCTCGGGTGCGGCCGAGCGGCAGGGCGTCGTGCACCGGCTGGACGCGGGGACGACGGGCGTGATGGTCGTGGCGAAGAGCGAGCACGCGTACACGGTGCTGAAGCGGGCGTTCAAGGAGCGCACCGTCGAGAAGGGCTACCACGCCGTCGTGCAGGGCCACCCGGACCCGACGCGCGGCACCATCGACGCGCCCATCGACAGGCATCCGCGGCACGACTACAAGTTCGCCGTCGTCGCGGGCGGTCGGCCGAGCGTCACGCACTACGAGGTGGTCGAGGCCTTCCGCGCGGCGTCCCTGGTGGACGTGAAGCTGGAGACCGGGCGGACGCACCAGATCCGCGTGCACTTCTCGGCGCTGCGGCACCCGTGCGTCGGGGATCTGACCTATGGGGCGGATCCGGTGCTGGCGCGGAAGCTAGGCCTGACCCGGCAATGGCTGCACGCCCGGACCCTGGGCTTCGCCCACCCGGCGGACGGCCGGTGGGTCCAGTTCGAGGCGGAGTACCCGGACGACCTGGCCCACGCGCTGGAAGTCCTGAGGGCGGAGGACTAG
- a CDS encoding AsnC family protein — protein sequence MAVTDPVDARLLAALAEVGKVAVHELAAKVGMDPREVAYRLVALSGSGLPLLVGVESDPNGLRAALAGARPRPVAPPPPARYAAPQSGPIPPPQPAPPPRPVDPVISTWGPPQTASWARGDRKPAQPPRQRAGRIGDALPTQGLEGEQLSIQLLEVQDPADYLFGAAGYRLDEGERAVVVHTEITNRGGVPFVSLPDNYLELVTAAGKAITKAPVSLTSRPPHKIGLQPGETAGGHTVYILPEATRVTSLRWSPRPEPDERTLTWSLGD from the coding sequence GTGGCCGTGACCGATCCCGTGGACGCCCGCCTGCTCGCCGCGCTGGCCGAGGTGGGCAAAGTGGCGGTGCACGAGCTCGCCGCCAAGGTCGGGATGGACCCGCGGGAGGTGGCTTACCGGCTGGTCGCCCTTTCCGGCAGCGGACTGCCGTTGCTGGTCGGCGTCGAGAGCGACCCGAACGGCCTGCGCGCCGCGCTCGCGGGCGCACGACCGAGGCCGGTCGCCCCACCCCCGCCCGCGCGCTATGCCGCGCCGCAGTCCGGCCCGATCCCGCCGCCCCAGCCCGCGCCGCCGCCGCGCCCGGTCGATCCGGTGATCAGCACGTGGGGCCCGCCGCAGACGGCGTCCTGGGCCCGGGGTGATCGCAAGCCCGCGCAGCCGCCACGGCAGCGGGCGGGCAGGATCGGCGACGCGCTGCCGACGCAGGGGCTGGAAGGTGAGCAGCTGAGCATTCAGCTGCTGGAGGTGCAGGACCCGGCGGACTACCTGTTCGGGGCCGCGGGCTACCGGCTGGACGAGGGCGAGCGCGCCGTCGTCGTGCACACCGAGATCACCAACCGCGGCGGCGTGCCGTTCGTCTCGCTGCCGGACAACTATCTGGAGCTGGTGACCGCCGCGGGCAAGGCCATCACGAAGGCACCGGTCTCGCTGACCTCGCGGCCACCGCACAAGATCGGCCTGCAGCCGGGCGAGACCGCGGGCGGCCACACGGTGTACATCCTCCCCGAGGCGACGCGGGTGACCTCGCTGCGGTGGAGCCCCCGCCCCGAGCCGGACGAGCGCACCCTGACCTGGTCACTGGGGGATTAG
- a CDS encoding DUF885 domain-containing protein, with protein MTEVTKLADEFVEALFDAEPLWPAVLGIESDREGVGDLSEVAEAKQRTILKDFVSRGLALQPETAEDRTTRDVLVSQAGGYLDRISAHGAEYTVTDMFVAPASGLLTVLPMIGIGTDAQAERHLQRLASIPGYLEQAAERHRSGVSAGRVPVEHLVRAAIAHLDRYLAEPAGDPLLRQPAPNDDFAKRRAELVEDVVRPAFAAYRDVLANEIVQHGRPLDKTGLCWLPGGERMYGALVRSHTTTERSPDDLHETGLRIIEDLAAEYAEVGSRVFGTTELTEIFDRLRSDPALRWESADELLDSARAAISRAEEAAPQWFGRVPPHPWVVEAVPAAEAPGAPTAFYMQPAVDGSRPGTYFANTHEVTQRYRHTSEVIAFHEAIPGHHFQLSTALTLTDLPLLRRIGDFNAYAEGWGLYTERLAQEMGLYSSDLTLLGMLTMDSMRAGRLVVDTGLHAKGWSREQGVDFLREHTPMPQVEIDSEVDRYIAYPGQALSYMVGRLEILRIREMAKQALGEKFDIKAFHDLVLGGGSLPMSVLDAVVTAWIEEQGA; from the coding sequence ATGACCGAGGTGACCAAACTGGCCGACGAGTTCGTCGAAGCACTGTTCGACGCCGAGCCCCTGTGGCCGGCGGTGCTGGGCATCGAGTCCGATCGCGAGGGCGTCGGCGACCTCAGCGAGGTGGCCGAGGCCAAACAGCGCACGATCCTGAAGGACTTCGTCAGCCGCGGACTGGCCCTGCAGCCCGAGACGGCCGAGGACCGCACCACTCGCGACGTGCTCGTCAGCCAGGCCGGCGGCTACCTGGACAGGATCAGCGCGCACGGCGCCGAGTACACCGTCACCGACATGTTCGTCGCGCCCGCGTCCGGGCTGCTGACGGTCCTCCCGATGATCGGCATCGGCACCGACGCGCAGGCGGAGAGGCACCTGCAGCGGCTCGCCTCCATCCCGGGGTACCTGGAGCAGGCCGCCGAGCGGCATCGCAGCGGGGTCAGCGCGGGCCGTGTCCCGGTCGAGCACCTCGTCCGCGCCGCGATCGCTCACCTGGACCGGTACCTCGCCGAGCCCGCAGGCGACCCGCTGCTGCGCCAGCCGGCGCCGAACGACGACTTCGCGAAGCGGCGCGCCGAGCTGGTCGAGGACGTCGTGCGGCCCGCCTTCGCCGCGTACCGGGACGTGCTGGCGAACGAGATCGTCCAGCACGGGCGGCCCCTCGACAAGACCGGGCTGTGCTGGCTGCCCGGCGGCGAGCGGATGTACGGCGCGCTCGTCCGGTCGCACACCACCACCGAGCGCAGCCCGGACGACCTGCACGAGACCGGCCTGCGGATCATCGAGGACCTGGCCGCCGAGTACGCCGAGGTCGGCTCGCGCGTGTTCGGCACCACCGAGCTGACCGAGATCTTCGACCGCCTGCGCTCCGACCCCGCCCTGCGCTGGGAGAGCGCCGACGAGCTGCTCGACTCCGCTCGCGCGGCGATCTCTCGCGCGGAAGAGGCTGCCCCGCAGTGGTTCGGCCGGGTCCCGCCGCACCCGTGGGTCGTCGAGGCCGTGCCCGCGGCCGAGGCGCCCGGCGCGCCCACCGCGTTCTACATGCAGCCCGCCGTCGACGGCTCCCGCCCGGGCACCTACTTCGCCAACACGCACGAGGTCACCCAGCGGTATCGGCACACGTCCGAGGTGATCGCGTTCCACGAGGCCATTCCCGGCCACCACTTCCAGCTGTCCACCGCGCTCACCCTCACCGACCTGCCGCTGCTGCGCCGCATCGGCGACTTCAACGCCTATGCCGAGGGCTGGGGCCTCTACACGGAGCGGCTCGCGCAGGAGATGGGCCTGTACTCGAGCGACCTCACGCTGCTGGGCATGCTGACCATGGACTCCATGCGCGCCGGGCGGCTGGTGGTCGACACCGGCCTGCACGCGAAGGGCTGGAGCCGCGAGCAGGGCGTGGACTTCCTGCGCGAGCACACGCCGATGCCGCAGGTCGAGATCGACTCCGAGGTCGACCGCTACATCGCCTACCCGGGACAGGCGCTGTCGTACATGGTCGGGCGGCTGGAGATCCTGCGCATCCGCGAAATGGCGAAGCAGGCGCTGGGCGAGAAGTTCGACATCAAGGCGTTCCACGACCTCGTGCTCGGTGGTGGCTCGCTGCCGATGTCCGTGCTCGACGCCGTGGTCACCGCGTGGATCGAGGAGCAGGGCGCGTGA
- a CDS encoding DUF885 domain-containing protein: protein MSEVEEIADEFVRVWFDENPVAPSLLGLPGDHGRLADPSAETEQRFRARYTQLADEAEAAEGDSVTRGVVVQQARAAVDRIDVAEVEFSVSDTLSAPVLAPLTLLPLVTLDDDEKAAGHLSRLEAIPSLVDTVIDRQRDAVVPGFLVQAGAEFLGRYLEQPGTDPLRLEGHSFVERQEELLAEVVRPAFARYRDFLNDELKPRALSAEQAGLCWQPDGERRYARLIRVHTTTEHTAQELHETGLRLIDALAEEYRELGSRVWGLSSLPDIFHHLRTDPELRWRSGEELLEGARSAIRNAEAVAPQWFRTVPGQSCEVRPVPPAEADGGTIAYYMRPDFAGTRQGIYYANTAHAEERFRHTSEAIAFHEAVPGHHFQLSSATNLDGVPLLRKLADVNSYVEGWGLYAERLADEMGLYSSDVSRFGMLTQDSMRAGRLVVDTGMHALGWSRQQAVDYLREHTPMAPLEIELEIDRYAGCPGQALSYMVGRLEFERVRAEAERALGEAFDIRDFHDAVLGQGILPLAVLDAVVRDWVAAVR, encoded by the coding sequence GTGAGCGAGGTCGAGGAGATCGCCGACGAGTTCGTCCGGGTCTGGTTCGACGAGAACCCGGTCGCGCCGTCGCTGCTGGGCCTGCCCGGCGACCACGGGCGCCTGGCCGACCCGAGTGCCGAGACCGAGCAGCGGTTCCGGGCCCGCTACACCCAGCTCGCCGACGAGGCCGAGGCCGCCGAGGGCGACTCGGTGACCCGCGGTGTGGTCGTGCAGCAGGCGCGCGCGGCGGTGGACCGGATCGACGTGGCCGAGGTCGAGTTCTCGGTGAGCGACACGTTGAGCGCGCCCGTCCTGGCCCCGCTGACCCTGCTGCCGCTGGTGACCCTGGACGACGACGAGAAGGCGGCGGGGCACCTTTCGCGGCTGGAGGCGATCCCGTCCCTTGTGGACACCGTGATCGACCGTCAGCGGGACGCCGTCGTGCCGGGCTTCCTGGTGCAGGCGGGGGCGGAGTTCCTCGGCCGGTACCTGGAGCAGCCCGGAACCGATCCGTTGCGGCTCGAGGGACACTCCTTTGTGGAGCGTCAGGAGGAGTTGCTCGCGGAGGTCGTCCGGCCCGCCTTCGCCCGCTACCGGGACTTCCTGAACGACGAGCTGAAGCCCCGCGCGCTGTCCGCGGAGCAGGCCGGGCTGTGCTGGCAGCCCGACGGCGAGCGCCGGTACGCGCGGCTGATCCGCGTGCACACGACCACCGAGCACACCGCGCAGGAGCTGCACGAGACAGGGCTCCGGCTGATCGACGCCCTGGCCGAGGAGTACCGCGAGCTGGGCTCGCGGGTGTGGGGGCTGAGCTCGCTGCCGGATATCTTCCACCACCTGCGGACGGACCCGGAGCTGCGCTGGCGTAGCGGCGAGGAGCTGCTCGAAGGCGCTCGCTCGGCCATCCGCAACGCGGAAGCCGTTGCGCCGCAATGGTTCCGGACCGTGCCGGGGCAGTCGTGCGAGGTTCGCCCGGTGCCGCCCGCCGAGGCCGACGGCGGCACGATCGCGTACTACATGCGCCCGGACTTCGCCGGGACGCGGCAGGGCATCTACTACGCTAACACCGCGCACGCCGAGGAGCGGTTCCGCCACACGAGCGAGGCGATCGCCTTCCACGAAGCCGTTCCCGGGCACCACTTCCAGCTCAGCAGCGCGACGAACCTCGACGGCGTGCCGCTGCTGCGCAAGCTCGCCGACGTCAACTCCTACGTCGAGGGCTGGGGGCTCTACGCCGAGCGCCTCGCCGACGAGATGGGGCTCTACTCCAGCGACGTCTCCCGGTTCGGGATGCTCACGCAGGACTCGATGCGGGCCGGGCGGCTGGTCGTCGACACCGGGATGCACGCGCTGGGCTGGAGCCGGCAGCAGGCGGTGGACTACCTGCGCGAGCACACCCCGATGGCGCCGCTGGAGATCGAGCTGGAGATCGACCGGTACGCGGGCTGCCCCGGGCAGGCGCTGTCGTACATGGTGGGCCGGCTCGAGTTCGAGCGGGTGCGCGCGGAGGCCGAGCGGGCGCTGGGGGAGGCCTTCGACATCCGTGACTTCCACGACGCCGTCCTCGGCCAGGGCATCCTGCCGCTCGCGGTGCTCGACGCCGTGGTCCGGGACTGGGTGGCCGCCGTGCGGTAG
- a CDS encoding LLM class F420-dependent oxidoreductase: MRIGTSISYAGGFAESVADIVELEKAGLDVVSVPEAYSFDAVSQLGYLAARTERVELASGILQIYTRTPTLTAMTAAGLDFVSNGRFALGIGASGPQVIEGFHGVRYDAPLARTREIVEICRQVWRRERVVHEGKHYQIPLPAEQGTGLGKPLKLINHPVRERIPIILASLGPKNVAMTAEIAEGWEPIFFHPEKAASLWGGSLAEGKAKRDPSLGELDVVVGVPVAIGEDVKHMIDWVRPMVALYVGGMGARGKNFYNELACRYGYEAEAKKVQDLYLDGKKDEAAAAVPIELLEAISLIGPAGYVKERLAAYVEAGVTTLHATLLEPGVERRVQVVSQLRELLG; this comes from the coding sequence ATGCGCATCGGGACGTCGATCTCCTACGCCGGCGGCTTCGCCGAGAGCGTGGCCGACATCGTCGAGCTGGAGAAGGCGGGGCTGGACGTCGTGTCCGTGCCCGAGGCGTACTCCTTCGACGCCGTCAGCCAGCTGGGCTACCTGGCGGCGCGGACCGAGCGGGTCGAGTTGGCCTCGGGGATCCTGCAGATCTACACCCGCACCCCGACGCTGACCGCGATGACCGCCGCGGGGCTCGACTTCGTCTCGAACGGCCGGTTCGCGCTCGGCATCGGCGCGTCCGGCCCGCAGGTCATCGAGGGCTTCCACGGCGTGCGCTACGACGCGCCGCTGGCGCGGACCCGGGAGATCGTGGAGATCTGCCGTCAGGTGTGGCGCCGCGAGCGCGTCGTGCACGAGGGCAAGCACTACCAGATCCCGCTGCCCGCCGAGCAGGGCACGGGCCTCGGCAAGCCGCTGAAGCTGATCAACCACCCGGTGCGCGAGCGGATCCCGATCATCCTGGCCTCGCTGGGACCGAAGAACGTCGCGATGACCGCCGAGATCGCCGAGGGCTGGGAGCCGATCTTCTTCCACCCGGAGAAGGCCGCGAGCTTGTGGGGCGGGTCGCTGGCCGAGGGCAAGGCGAAGCGTGACCCGTCGCTCGGCGAGCTCGACGTCGTGGTCGGCGTCCCGGTCGCGATCGGCGAGGACGTCAAGCACATGATCGACTGGGTGCGGCCGATGGTCGCCCTGTACGTCGGCGGCATGGGCGCGCGTGGCAAGAACTTCTACAACGAGCTGGCGTGCCGGTACGGCTACGAGGCCGAGGCGAAGAAGGTCCAGGACCTCTACCTCGACGGCAAGAAGGACGAGGCCGCCGCGGCCGTGCCGATCGAGCTGCTCGAGGCGATCAGCCTCATCGGCCCGGCCGGCTACGTGAAGGAACGGCTGGCGGCCTACGTGGAGGCGGGCGTCACCACGTTGCACGCGACCCTGCTCGAACCGGGCGTGGAGCGGCGTGTCCAGGTCGTGAGCCAGCTGCGGGAGCTGCTGGGCTGA
- a CDS encoding nitroreductase family deazaflavin-dependent oxidoreductase gives MVLSKSIARFNRVATNRVTGRIAGRAPGFGKIIHRGRKSGREYRTPVNVFKAPKGYVVALTYGPDADWVRNVLAAGGCGLETMGRQVALTNPRIVHDEQRTATPFVVRQILGVVGVTEFLYLDQA, from the coding sequence ATGGTGTTGTCGAAGAGCATCGCCCGCTTCAACCGCGTGGCGACGAACCGCGTGACAGGCAGGATCGCCGGCCGGGCGCCCGGGTTCGGGAAGATCATCCACCGTGGGCGCAAGTCCGGCCGCGAGTACCGCACGCCGGTGAACGTCTTCAAGGCCCCCAAGGGCTACGTGGTCGCGCTGACCTACGGCCCCGACGCCGACTGGGTGCGCAACGTGCTCGCCGCGGGCGGCTGCGGGCTGGAGACCATGGGACGGCAGGTCGCGCTGACCAACCCCCGGATCGTCCACGACGAGCAGCGCACCGCCACGCCGTTCGTCGTCCGCCAGATCCTGGGCGTGGTCGGGGTGACCGAGTTCCTCTACCTGGACCAGGCCTGA
- a CDS encoding Fpg/Nei family DNA glycosylase — translation MPELPDVEGFRRVLAEHAVGKRIEDVLVRDAQVLRGVSANRLRKALVGKCFAEPWRLGKWLVAPVEGGPETMVLHFGMTGSLRWEDGEPHRHDRVIFCFDGGELRYRDMRKLKGLWLVTGSPDAVLGDAGPDALAVSRKEFRELLQGRRQVKAALTDQSVLSGLGNLLADEILWRARINPRTPVSTLEVGDIDRIHAQMGTVLRAAVKAERVPPWPSWLTGRRDEPSGACPRCGTTLRHGRVGGRGTVWCPRCQPG, via the coding sequence GTGCCTGAACTGCCCGACGTCGAAGGCTTCCGGCGCGTCCTCGCCGAGCACGCCGTAGGTAAGCGGATCGAGGACGTGCTGGTGCGTGACGCGCAGGTGCTGCGCGGTGTGAGCGCGAACCGGCTGAGGAAGGCGTTGGTGGGTAAGTGTTTCGCCGAGCCGTGGCGGCTGGGGAAGTGGCTGGTCGCGCCGGTGGAGGGCGGGCCGGAGACGATGGTGCTGCACTTCGGCATGACCGGTTCGCTGCGCTGGGAGGACGGCGAGCCACACCGGCACGACCGGGTGATCTTCTGTTTCGATGGCGGTGAGCTGCGCTACCGGGACATGCGCAAGCTCAAAGGGTTGTGGCTGGTCACGGGCTCGCCGGACGCGGTGCTGGGTGACGCCGGACCGGATGCGCTGGCGGTGTCCCGGAAGGAGTTCCGGGAACTGCTCCAGGGGCGTCGCCAGGTCAAGGCGGCGCTGACCGATCAGTCGGTGCTGAGCGGTCTGGGGAACCTGCTGGCCGACGAGATCCTGTGGCGGGCGCGGATCAACCCGCGGACCCCGGTGTCAACCTTGGAGGTGGGTGACATCGACCGGATCCACGCGCAGATGGGGACGGTCCTGCGCGCGGCGGTGAAGGCCGAACGCGTCCCGCCGTGGCCGTCGTGGCTGACCGGCCGCAGAGACGAGCCGTCCGGCGCGTGCCCCCGCTGTGGGACGACGCTGCGTCATGGCCGGGTCGGCGGCCGTGGGACCGTCTGGTGCCCGCGCTGCCAGCCGGGTTGA